One genomic region from Shewanella aestuarii encodes:
- the tpx gene encoding thiol peroxidase: MKLTSILIAMGLSATLLMSNSYGQESAVVTMGGKQVTLSGLLPANNQAAPDFNVVDEKFNPVSLSDFKGKTVLISAVPSLDTGVCALQTKRFNSEFAKFNQDVVMLTISTDLPFAQKRFCQTESVDKIRVLSDSVWRNFANQYGLLIESRGLLARAIFIIDANGELKYQELVKEVSDHPNYDLALAALTKIAASQP, translated from the coding sequence ATGAAATTAACCTCAATACTTATTGCAATGGGTTTGTCAGCCACTTTATTGATGAGTAATAGCTACGGACAAGAAAGTGCCGTGGTAACCATGGGAGGTAAGCAAGTTACCTTGTCAGGATTGCTACCAGCCAACAACCAAGCAGCACCAGACTTTAACGTTGTCGATGAGAAATTTAATCCAGTTAGCCTAAGTGACTTTAAAGGCAAAACGGTATTGATTAGTGCCGTGCCAAGTTTAGATACTGGAGTATGCGCCCTACAAACTAAGCGTTTTAATAGCGAGTTTGCCAAATTTAATCAAGACGTGGTTATGCTAACCATTAGCACTGATTTACCTTTTGCACAAAAGCGGTTTTGTCAAACCGAGAGTGTAGATAAAATCAGAGTGTTATCAGATTCTGTTTGGCGCAATTTTGCCAATCAATATGGGTTGTTGATTGAAAGCCGTGGTTTACTTGCCAGAGCGATATTTATTATTGATGCTAATGGTGAGCTTAAGTACCAAGAGTTGGTTAAAGAGGTGAGCGATCACCCAAATTATGATCTTGCATTGGCAGCGTTAACAAAAATTGCAGCAAGCCAACCTTAA
- a CDS encoding M1 family metallopeptidase yields the protein MLRSTSSWDNTHDYHSSANTDDIRVNHFKLNLFVDFDQQCLSGEVTLQFFRVRSDQSKINEGVSKLIVDCRDLIIFGVTDVQGNPLKSEVIAVNDTLGQKLVIAIDDQINAVTIQYKTSVHAQGLQWLTPQQTLGKQQPYLFSQSQPINARSWIPLQDTPKARVTFDAQITVTNGLRAVMSAPNNPQMPVDGMFVFNMDKPIPTHLLALAVGDLAFEATGPRSGIYTEPGMLAKAVKEFEDTEEMILVAESLLGPYLWGRYDMIVLPPSFPFGGMENPMLAFMTPTLIAGDKSLVSTVAHELAHSWTGNLVSNATWRDLWLNEGFTTYFTNRIVEAVYGKEQADIEWVNEYNRLQAEMQSTDLVDQTLPANVQTRDPNLAFNRFTYDKASMFVHELELRLGREVFDQFLFNYVKHFAFKAITTETFLAYMQQTLLTQHSDKLSEAELMEWLYGQGLPQWFTPPSSNSLDKVELALSAFEQGCQANELNVSDWSVHDWQYFLNKLPQVIKQAQLMDLDEHFQLSQSQNAEIACDWFRVAVRNHYDPVLPNLSEFLTTVGRTKFVKPLYTELLLAGYSQEVRDIYCAAREGYHPSLQVQLDKILN from the coding sequence GTGTTACGATCAACATCATCATGGGATAACACCCATGACTACCACTCAAGTGCCAATACTGACGACATAAGAGTCAATCATTTCAAACTCAATTTATTCGTCGACTTTGATCAACAATGTTTATCGGGTGAAGTGACGTTACAATTCTTTCGTGTTCGCTCAGATCAAAGCAAGATTAATGAGGGCGTGTCGAAGCTTATTGTTGATTGTCGTGATTTAATCATTTTTGGGGTAACGGACGTCCAAGGCAATCCGCTCAAATCTGAAGTCATCGCCGTAAATGATACTTTAGGGCAAAAGCTGGTGATTGCAATTGATGATCAAATCAATGCTGTGACCATCCAATATAAAACGTCAGTGCATGCCCAAGGGTTGCAATGGCTAACGCCACAGCAAACATTAGGTAAGCAGCAGCCATACTTGTTCAGTCAATCACAGCCAATTAATGCCCGTAGTTGGATCCCGCTGCAAGATACCCCAAAAGCGCGAGTCACATTTGATGCTCAGATAACCGTGACCAATGGCCTGCGTGCGGTAATGAGTGCGCCAAACAACCCACAAATGCCTGTTGATGGCATGTTTGTCTTTAACATGGATAAACCTATCCCAACCCATTTATTAGCACTTGCAGTGGGGGATTTAGCCTTTGAAGCAACGGGACCTAGAAGTGGTATTTATACTGAGCCTGGCATGTTAGCCAAAGCGGTTAAAGAGTTTGAAGATACCGAAGAAATGATTTTAGTGGCCGAATCATTATTAGGGCCTTACTTATGGGGACGTTATGACATGATAGTGTTGCCACCTAGCTTTCCATTTGGCGGTATGGAAAATCCCATGTTAGCCTTTATGACTCCAACTTTAATAGCGGGTGACAAAAGCTTGGTGTCGACTGTCGCACATGAACTAGCACATTCATGGACGGGTAACCTAGTCAGTAATGCCACATGGCGAGATTTATGGCTTAACGAAGGCTTTACCACCTATTTTACCAATCGTATTGTTGAAGCCGTTTACGGAAAAGAGCAAGCCGATATAGAGTGGGTGAATGAATACAATCGCTTACAAGCTGAAATGCAGTCCACGGATTTAGTCGACCAAACTTTGCCTGCAAATGTGCAAACCCGTGATCCAAACTTGGCATTTAATCGATTCACTTATGATAAAGCCTCGATGTTTGTTCATGAGTTAGAGCTTCGTCTTGGTCGTGAAGTCTTTGATCAATTCTTATTTAACTATGTGAAACACTTTGCCTTTAAAGCCATCACCACAGAAACCTTTTTGGCTTACATGCAGCAAACCTTGTTAACACAACACAGTGACAAGTTATCAGAAGCAGAGCTTATGGAGTGGCTATATGGCCAAGGGTTACCACAATGGTTTACACCGCCAAGCTCTAATAGCCTAGATAAAGTTGAGTTGGCCTTATCGGCTTTTGAACAAGGGTGCCAGGCAAATGAGCTGAATGTCAGCGATTGGAGTGTTCATGATTGGCAGTACTTTTTGAATAAATTGCCACAAGTCATCAAACAAGCGCAATTAATGGATTTAGATGAGCATTTCCAATTAAGCCAAAGTCAAAATGCTGAAATTGCTTGCGATTGGTTCAGAGTCGCAGTGCGAAATCACTACGATCCTGTGTTACCCAACTTAAGTGAGTTTTTAACAACAGTAGGCCGAACTAAATTTGTCAAACCACTTTACACCGAGTTGTTATTAGCAGGGTACTCCCAAGAGGTTAGGGATATATATTGCGCTGCGCGTGAAGGCTATCACCCGTCTTTACAGGTTCAGTTAGATAAAATATTGAATTAG
- the phoR gene encoding phosphate regulon sensor histidine kinase PhoR codes for MLDSYSGFRLLFRLSLMLLLLVFVGWLFDNITLTVLIGSLVLLYWHYRQISRLSFWLWKDKKLTPPQGLGSWESIFNGIYRLQGKNRRRVGQLAALLGRFRQGAEALPDAAVVLDAELNILWCNKLAQLILGFVWPQDNGQRIDNLIRHPDFSAYLLAGKFIEPLEIQSPVSENRLLELRLMPYGDGQLLLMARDITRIHQLESMRKDFVANVSHELKTPLTVLQGYLEIMQSMEDEQSPNQKPLKLMQQQATRMQSMVEQLLALSRIEAGANIDLSKTVNMSHMISQLQQEAKALAMDNYHLVFECEPHLNVHGDEMQLLSACSNLVSNAIRYTSPGGTVTIRWHRVATGARFSVTDTGVGIPPQHINRLTERFYRVDNARSSQTGGSGLGLAIVKHALSHHHSELKVSSEIGKGSTFSFVIPMHLLEHI; via the coding sequence ATGTTGGATTCTTATTCAGGCTTTCGTCTGTTGTTTCGCCTTAGTTTGATGCTGTTATTGCTGGTGTTTGTTGGCTGGTTATTCGACAACATTACCCTTACCGTTTTAATTGGCTCACTGGTTCTTCTTTATTGGCATTACCGTCAAATTTCTCGTCTAAGTTTTTGGTTATGGAAAGATAAAAAACTGACCCCGCCACAAGGCTTAGGCAGTTGGGAAAGCATTTTTAATGGTATTTATCGTTTGCAGGGCAAAAACCGCCGACGAGTAGGGCAATTAGCAGCATTGCTAGGCCGTTTTCGACAAGGGGCCGAAGCCTTGCCTGATGCTGCTGTGGTGCTTGATGCTGAGCTCAACATTTTGTGGTGCAATAAATTGGCGCAGTTAATTTTAGGCTTTGTATGGCCCCAAGATAATGGTCAGCGTATTGATAACCTTATTCGACATCCAGATTTTTCCGCTTATTTGCTCGCAGGTAAGTTTATAGAGCCATTAGAGATCCAATCACCAGTATCGGAAAATCGACTATTAGAGCTACGTTTAATGCCTTATGGTGATGGCCAGTTATTGCTTATGGCACGTGATATAACTCGCATTCACCAATTAGAAAGTATGCGAAAAGACTTTGTCGCTAATGTCTCTCATGAACTTAAAACCCCATTAACCGTACTGCAAGGTTATCTTGAAATCATGCAATCCATGGAGGATGAGCAATCTCCCAACCAAAAGCCGCTTAAGTTAATGCAACAGCAAGCTACTCGGATGCAATCTATGGTCGAGCAGCTGTTGGCACTGTCTCGTATTGAAGCTGGTGCTAATATAGATTTGTCTAAAACGGTGAATATGAGCCATATGATCAGCCAATTGCAGCAAGAAGCCAAAGCGCTGGCAATGGATAACTATCATCTGGTTTTTGAGTGTGAACCTCATTTAAATGTGCATGGAGATGAAATGCAGTTATTAAGTGCATGTTCTAATTTGGTATCTAATGCAATCCGTTATACCTCACCGGGCGGCACTGTGACCATTCGTTGGCATCGTGTGGCAACGGGAGCTAGATTCTCAGTAACTGATACCGGTGTCGGTATACCACCGCAGCATATTAATCGATTAACAGAGCGGTTCTATCGAGTAGATAATGCCCGATCTAGTCAAACCGGTGGCAGCGGTCTTGGGTTAGCCATTGTTAAGCATGCATTAAGCCATCATCACAGTGAATTGAAGGTAAGTAGTGAAATAGGCAAAGGCAGTACATTTAGCTTTGTGATCCCAATGCATTTACTAGAACATATTTAG
- a CDS encoding mechanosensitive ion channel family protein, with product MENLEGLEGLMQQAPEFLMTYGLKALAALVIFIVGKYFAGVAKRMTDKILTNRKVDQTVVSFVANLAWAVVFVFTVIATLGQVGVQTASLVAVIGAAGLAVGLALQGSLSNFASGVLMVLFRPCRVGDFVEAAGVAGVIDEITIFSTKIRTGDNKLIVAPNSAIMNGTITNYSIMEKRRIDLVIGVGYTSDIAKTKKVLAEVLDNNQFVLKDPGYTIGLAELADSSINFVVRPWVNNGDYWPARFEVLEQIKNALDAAEIEIPFPQMDLHVKELASN from the coding sequence ATGGAAAACCTCGAAGGTTTAGAAGGTTTAATGCAACAAGCACCAGAGTTCTTGATGACTTATGGGCTTAAAGCATTAGCTGCATTGGTTATTTTTATTGTTGGTAAATATTTTGCTGGTGTTGCAAAGCGCATGACAGACAAAATTTTAACTAATCGTAAAGTAGACCAAACAGTCGTGTCGTTTGTCGCAAATTTAGCATGGGCAGTGGTTTTTGTATTCACAGTCATCGCAACATTAGGTCAAGTTGGTGTACAAACTGCTTCACTCGTTGCCGTAATTGGTGCAGCGGGTTTAGCTGTTGGTTTGGCGTTACAAGGCTCATTATCTAACTTTGCCTCTGGTGTGTTGATGGTGTTATTCCGTCCATGTCGAGTTGGTGACTTTGTTGAAGCTGCGGGTGTTGCTGGTGTGATTGATGAAATTACTATTTTCTCAACTAAAATTCGTACCGGCGACAATAAACTAATTGTGGCACCAAACTCAGCAATCATGAATGGTACTATCACTAACTATTCTATTATGGAAAAGCGTCGTATCGATTTAGTTATTGGCGTGGGTTATACCTCTGATATCGCCAAAACCAAAAAAGTATTAGCTGAAGTATTAGACAACAACCAGTTTGTATTGAAAGATCCCGGCTACACCATAGGTTTAGCTGAATTGGCAGATTCATCGATTAACTTTGTCGTTCGTCCTTGGGTTAACAATGGTGATTACTGGCCTGCACGCTTTGAAGTATTAGAGCAAATCAAAAATGCGCTAGATGCTGCTGAAATTGAAATTCCATTCCCACAAATGGATTTACATGTAAAAGAATTAGCATCTAACTAA
- a CDS encoding class I SAM-dependent methyltransferase, with protein sequence MDYLSINKLGWDNRTRIHLASKFYDVDGFKNGKTSLNPIELQQLGNVNGKSLLHLQCHFGLDSLSWSRLGAEVVGVDLSSSAIEQANILKESLGLKANFIESDVYQFGVNNTKQFDIVFTSYGVLCWLPDLSAWAKTISNALKVGGEFHLVEFHPFNDLLNGYSYFPTGEPDIEEEGTYTENCDGSKSTMVTWPHSISEVINALVNEGLSIESFFEYPYSPYHCFDGLEFVADHGYQMRYKGQQVPLVYSIKARKTARI encoded by the coding sequence ATGGATTATTTGAGCATTAATAAATTAGGATGGGATAATCGAACCCGAATTCATCTAGCTTCAAAATTCTATGATGTCGATGGGTTCAAAAATGGCAAAACGTCACTTAACCCTATCGAATTGCAGCAACTTGGCAATGTTAACGGTAAATCTCTGTTACACCTTCAATGCCATTTTGGCTTAGATAGTCTGTCATGGTCTAGGTTAGGGGCAGAGGTTGTCGGTGTAGACTTATCATCCAGCGCCATCGAGCAAGCCAATATACTCAAAGAGTCTCTGGGCTTAAAAGCAAACTTTATTGAAAGCGATGTTTACCAATTTGGTGTTAACAATACGAAACAATTCGACATTGTGTTTACTTCATATGGTGTACTTTGCTGGCTACCTGATTTATCTGCATGGGCCAAAACAATTTCCAATGCGCTAAAAGTGGGTGGTGAATTTCACCTAGTGGAGTTTCATCCTTTTAACGATTTACTAAATGGTTACTCCTATTTTCCTACTGGAGAACCAGATATTGAAGAAGAAGGCACTTATACCGAAAATTGTGACGGGTCAAAATCAACAATGGTAACTTGGCCTCACTCCATCAGCGAAGTCATCAATGCCTTAGTTAATGAGGGGCTAAGCATAGAAAGTTTCTTTGAATACCCTTATAGCCCATACCATTGTTTTGATGGCTTAGAGTTTGTCGCTGACCATGGCTATCAAATGCGATATAAAGGGCAGCAAGTCCCCTTGGTCTATTCAATCAAAGCCCGTAAAACGGCAAGAATTTAG
- a CDS encoding OmpA family protein — protein MSLISNKLLILCIAVMAQANAWQDSDMDGVPDKKDACPDTPLKVAVMANGCIDPANVDVQSLGAEFNPNQNENNEMLAGELAAHDSTSFCKGSADPVADCLQQQLLPVYFDFGKDDVLLTQWPAIENVQHFFANNAQLRLLLVGHADLLGSETLNQALSLARANSVKQVLVNQFNFDPVNISVKGMSNSQPVADNATTEGRQRNRRVEFIISAE, from the coding sequence ATGAGCTTAATTTCAAACAAATTGCTGATTTTATGTATTGCTGTTATGGCACAAGCCAATGCTTGGCAGGACAGCGACATGGATGGCGTACCGGATAAAAAAGATGCTTGCCCAGATACGCCGCTGAAAGTGGCTGTTATGGCTAATGGTTGCATCGATCCTGCTAATGTTGATGTCCAAAGTTTAGGAGCTGAATTTAATCCTAATCAAAATGAGAACAATGAGATGCTAGCAGGTGAGTTAGCTGCTCACGATTCAACAAGCTTTTGCAAAGGCAGCGCAGATCCTGTTGCAGATTGTTTACAACAGCAATTGTTGCCAGTGTATTTTGATTTTGGCAAAGATGATGTGCTGCTTACTCAATGGCCAGCGATTGAAAATGTTCAGCATTTTTTTGCCAATAACGCTCAGTTACGTTTGTTGTTAGTAGGCCATGCCGATTTACTTGGCAGTGAAACATTAAATCAAGCTTTATCTTTGGCAAGAGCAAATAGCGTTAAACAAGTATTAGTAAACCAGTTTAATTTTGATCCTGTAAACATTTCTGTCAAAGGAATGAGTAACAGTCAACCCGTTGCTGATAACGCCACAACCGAAGGGCGGCAGCGTAATAGACGGGTCGAATTTATCATATCAGCAGAATAA
- a CDS encoding PstS family phosphate ABC transporter substrate-binding protein, with protein sequence MKLKKLVGAITLTAAGVFSAASMAALDETLPVYQKTSGVSGNLSSVGSDTLANMMTLWAEEFKHIYPNVNIQIQAAGSSTAPPALTEGTAQFGPMSRKMKPNEIESFEKHFGYQPTAIRVAIDALAVFVHKDNPVKGLSIEQIDSIFSSTNKCGGQEINRWGELGLDGNWAAKDVQLYGRNSVSGTYGYFKEKALCKGDFKANVNEQPGSASVVQSVSQSLNAIGYSGIGYKTAGVKAIAISKNGDKYVEATEANAANGSYPLSRYLYVYINKHPNKDLSPMDREFIRYILSKQGQQVVEKDGYVPLPTSVVAKDLEKAGIRL encoded by the coding sequence ATGAAACTTAAAAAACTTGTCGGCGCAATTACGTTAACAGCCGCTGGTGTGTTCTCAGCTGCATCTATGGCAGCGTTAGATGAAACTTTACCTGTATATCAAAAAACAAGCGGTGTTTCAGGTAACTTGTCTTCAGTCGGTTCAGATACGTTAGCTAACATGATGACTCTATGGGCTGAAGAGTTTAAACACATTTATCCAAATGTGAACATCCAAATTCAAGCTGCGGGTTCTTCTACTGCGCCACCAGCATTAACTGAGGGGACTGCACAGTTTGGTCCAATGAGCCGCAAAATGAAGCCAAATGAGATCGAGTCATTTGAAAAGCATTTCGGCTATCAACCGACTGCAATTCGTGTCGCTATTGATGCGTTAGCGGTATTTGTTCATAAAGATAATCCAGTAAAAGGCTTGAGCATTGAACAGATTGACAGCATTTTCTCCTCTACCAATAAATGTGGTGGACAAGAAATCAATCGTTGGGGCGAGTTAGGTTTAGACGGTAACTGGGCGGCTAAAGATGTGCAATTATATGGTCGTAACTCGGTATCAGGTACTTATGGTTACTTTAAAGAAAAAGCCTTATGTAAAGGTGACTTTAAAGCTAACGTAAATGAGCAACCAGGCTCTGCATCTGTTGTTCAATCAGTTTCACAATCATTGAATGCAATTGGATATTCAGGAATTGGTTACAAAACGGCTGGTGTTAAAGCCATCGCTATCTCTAAAAATGGCGATAAGTATGTTGAAGCAACAGAAGCTAACGCGGCTAACGGAAGTTACCCATTATCTCGTTACTTATATGTTTATATTAACAAGCATCCAAATAAAGATTTATCGCCAATGGATCGTGAATTTATTCGCTATATTTTGTCTAAGCAAGGTCAGCAAGTAGTTGAAAAAGATGGTTATGTCCCGTTACCGACTAGCGTTGTTGCCAAAGATTTAGAAAAAGCGGGTATTCGTTTGTAA